In Puntigrus tetrazona isolate hp1 chromosome 7, ASM1883169v1, whole genome shotgun sequence, the following are encoded in one genomic region:
- the strc1 gene encoding stereocilin isoform X2 encodes MNHGGSLKLLMLSIILGIACGDPRKLRTIIRPGEKTSRSQDTFERNIKALMENIRSLSKVEQGEKASKNIQQSMSRMSAPLERIAIDSTNLDTYLTIFNSLFSVYQPTLIDSFIETLPQALICVLADRQHCGWQGDLTSIVSSALNDQVLSVISSVKTEACMSTSNLRTADSTMTQFNSFQEMLTNVLSSDLPFYLLSDNVLALWNRFMDMTIPPVMSFMSDFMLNALQTPVDFLNLGLQFGIEIPTIDRSEQCQQGDLKQLIMWGMNNNVSWSFGQSLLDMFLAPEIPPCSFTGPECQVTGSIQYSRTGTNIPTYSLTCEQQNLNQLNKTLCAAILEATSQESYVLYQMCRALSTLSQTELTKVWRNACHMIKNASLPLIEPCSDPGSAQSSRIARSTLSLNELLCDYQNWTVTNTVDPALVTMCSENDPEAFILAVCNNAETLQVLVRNPSNTWVWEFCANVSDTYIVNLYCSYNMWTAETIDSSIVTFCWYNDMEKFQFFLCDSMPFFMIVFSNEENNWLKPNCSQPSSQIDINALVAESCRYSEWNNAQAVTPEQISVCIQNDEVRFINVVCVNHTFVTELVLNSINAWVEQYCTYSVRNPPTSPPPLSIEVWCNYSTWKNMSVDPSVVALCWQYDQIGFHQNVCCNIPLFNMLSLHVDNYWMIRECYDNSTTNIVGQVCVYSDWNQPTIVDMTDLALCADLDTENFTRNVCANVTVLQNLLANLDNTWLLEQCANLTAPGSGGGTGNGGSLMGFRPAKQCQYSSWALVLPDAALLALCWDYDHANFISFICADSSMVTHITREPSNLWVGTVCAKYTASQSTGASGSNETAPQLCLTRELANRLNWTCSTDFSAVCQPGVSQVQGLLLLLRCGIKIIQPRLENLMTAQVASVVKRATNLWVVLLLALEESQMTSLMVTENIRLSVLDSIFTYMDNESNFDNKRVLLQCFGKVLTSLMQTGRDVPTNFYLVKEYFRIPLSYLRSVLSAADSITMREILLYYNRNYATLQLTDDYLHTMVSVLFKVQLPRDITLFPDMGLLLTLATPSEILSMPPLQNNINALSIINFSIKNLSLEQQQAFGRWFSRSMGLPNMTAGSLSFIRDTGNLIAYLPFQSFQYLSPAQLLDGLDVLMSNPLDLLEQQFIAESLFGTFGNLTVSQIRRLGNLSCLAHPSQLMTYAGTEAFSVIQDNIRMCVAKGFNVPSNMIFSLVLRSSDLQAPSNLTSQRISELGPFLPMLGTSVLQQLSSAQLMAALSTLTSVPFTPAQASVIIDKISANFSLALPGSEHLSMLGSLVSGVKVETLWTLSTDVLLEALPAISLQTPGLTPPQVNIIISKLWGSSSVSQWMDKVEPLLSSTPLLSVILQVSLLLIRDTAVHTRLWNTQQAKVLFKEAVISHPSLSLQDFLSLGTLATGVNCPNLVKLFQNLASVSPLRDILTFLKEQPVPLHPSLKKCIIEELYEFDFFPDLLGDLGSQIALSLPLSTIKKFPQDKMDSLRKMIVQDPYYFLLLPSTKQAVLVDKMFQRLNMYTGLYTEEEFRSLGVMATFVTDEMFWKLDRSFFVDGLEFLQRFCYNANKRDMVADMLQEQGTFGPVKNWTSETLNQVDRFLFFLPKSTIQLIPLGLMSLERIERLFLSQQMWESGEFGSLCQKPSELFDKKQFVLQFFLGFLKMGRAPYTGLIPSCESLHLTQPAAWTIDSLRNMPQAAFRRCLELIGQDPFFSAFELLMLLTKTKEVYGNPSSFNSSVISQLGRIATQLSLEELASLRLSEIQSISAMGSLNTWTSRQLKALFSTVLNSTRKTPSQLDSSTFVALGYIVCGIDAPVMRTINPVEFSKAVLWLGGLNLSCSEEQLQSLIGLLSNSLAFGPVSSWGSEVFIEIGVIAAGLPDIAMSALVKEQIEGITPLAISLIPASKFAVVFNQAQIRMFTYDQAVALTEAQRSALSPVQQTALSMVLNPWEDKPVDFRGMSLGVALHPCPFFYLSSILIMLLFSLG; translated from the exons ATGAACCACGGAGGTAGTTTGAAGTTGCTCATGCTCAGCATCATTCTAG GGATTGCATGTGGTGACCCCAGAAAGCTCAGGACCATTATCAGACCAGGTGAAAAGACCTCCAGGAGTCAGGATACATTTGAGAGGAACATCAAAGCATTGATGGAGAACATCAGATCCTTGTCAAAAGTAGAACAGGGAGAAAAAGCCtcaaaaaatattcaacaaaGCATGAGCAGGATGTCAGCACCCCTTGAGAGAATCGCAATTGACAGCACTAACCTAGATACTTACTTGACAATATTCAACAGTTTATTCTCCGTATACCAGCCCACACTGATTGACAGTTTCATTGAAACTCTCCCTCAGgctttaatttgtgttttggcGGACAGACAGCACTGTGGATGGCAAGGAGATTTAACCAGTATCGTTTCATCTGCATTGAATGATCAAGTACTTTCTGTGATCTCCTCTGTTAAAACTGAAGCTTGCATGTCAACATCTAATCTGCGAACGGCAGACTCCACTATGACTCAATTTAACTCATTTCAGGAGATGTTGACGAATGTTTTATCATCCGACCTCCCGTTTTATCTGCTGTCAGACAACGTTTTAGCCTTATGGAATAGATTTATGGACATGACAATTCCACCAGTGATGTCATTCATGTCTGATTTTATGTTAAATGCTCTCCAAACGCCAgtggattttttaaatttggGATTACAGTTTGGCATTGAGATCCCTACCATAGACCGGAGTGAGCAGTGTCAACAAG GTGATCTCAAACAACTTATCATGTG GGGcatgaataataatgtaagCTGGTCTTTTGGACAGTCACTTCTGGATATGTTTTTGGCCCCAGAAATTCCTCCTTGCAGTTTCACAGGTCCAGAATGCCAGGTCACAGGCAGCATCCAGTACAGTCGTACTGGCACAAACATTCCTACGTATAGTCTCACCTGTGAACAGCAAAACTTGAACCAACTCAACAAAACCCTTTGTGCAGCAATTTTAGAAGCAACATCTCAGGAATCTTATGTCCTTTATCAGATGTGTCGAGCGCTCAGCACACTCTCTCAAACTGAATTGACAAAGGTCTGGAGGAACGCGTGTCACATGATCAAGAACGCCAGCTTACCTCTCATTGAGCCCTGCAGTGATCCTGGCAGCGCACAATCAAGTCGTATTGCGCGATCCACTCTCAGCCTTAATGAACTTCTCTGTGACTACCAGAACTGGACTGTTACTAACACTGTGGACCCAGCTCTGGTCACAATGTGCAGTGAAAATGATCCTGAGGCATTCATCCTTGCTGTGTGTAACAATGCTGAAACTTTGCAAGTGCTGGTCAGAAATCCTAGTAATACTTGGGTGTGGGAGTTCTGTGCAAACGTGTCAGACACGTACATAGTGAACCTGTATTGTTCGTATAACATGTGGACTGCTGAAACAATCGACTCATCAATAGTGACGTTCTGCTGGTATAATGACATGGAgaagtttcagttttttctgtGTGACAGTATGCCCTTCTTTATGATAGTGTTCTCCAATGAAGAAAACAACTGGCTGAAACCCAATTGCTCTCAACCTTCTTCACAAATCGACATCAACGCGCTTGTGGCCGAGTCGTGCAGATACTCTGAATGGAACAATGCACAAGCAGTCACTCCTGAACAGATCTCTGTATGTATCCAAAATGATGAGGTTCGATTCATTAATGTGGTGTGTGTCAACCACACGTTTGTCACTGAACTTGTGCTGAACAGCATAAATGCTTGGGTAGAGCAATATTGCACCTATTCTGTCAGGAATCCCCCTACGAGCCCACCGCCCTTGAGCATTGAAGTTTGGTGTAACTATAGCACATGGAAAAACATGTCTGTGGATCCGTCTGTGGTGGCTCTATGCTGGCAGTATGACCAGATCGGCTTCCATCAGAACGTCTGCTGCAACATACCCTTGTTCAACATGTTGTCTCTTCATGTTGATAACTATTGGATGATTAGAGAGTGCTATGATAATAGCACCACAAACATAGTGGGGCAAGTTTGCGTCTATTCAGATTGGAACCAGCCTACTATTGTTGACATGACTGACCTTGCTCTCTGTGCAGATCTTGACACTGAGAACTTCACTCGGAATGTCTGTGCCAATGTTACGGTTCTCCAGAATTTGCTAGCGAATTTAGACAACACCTGGTTATTGGAACAGTGCGCAAACCTGACTGCACCTGGCTCAGGTGGCGGGACTGGGAACGGAGGCAGCCTGATGGGTTTCCGACCAGCTAAACAGTGTCAGTACTCCAGCTGGGCTTTGGTGCTCCCAGACGCTGCTCTTCTCGCTCTTTGCTGGGATTATGACCATGCTAACTTTATCTCCTTCATCTGTGCTGACTCTTCCATGGTCACCCACATCACTCGGGAGCCCTCCAACCTCTGGGTTGGCACTGTCTGTGCCAAATACACAGCTTCCCAAAGCACCGGTGCTAGTGGGAGCAATGAAACGGCTCCTCAGCTGTGTCTAACTAGGGAGTTGGCTAATAGGCTAAACTGGACATGTAGCACAGACTTCAGTGCTGTCTGCCAACCAGGTGTCAGTCAAGTCCAGGGTCTTCTGCTGCTTTTGCGCTGTGGGATAAAGATCATCCAGCCTCGCTTGGAGAATCTCATGACTGCACAGGTGGCATCTGTGGTCAAGCGGGCCACCAACCTGTGGGTTGTCCTGCTGTTGGCTCTAGAAGAAAGCCAGATGACCTCTCTGATGGTGACCGAGAATATTCGGCTTAGTGTGTTGGATTCAATTTTCACCTACATGGACAATGAGAGCAACTTTGACAACAAGCGAGTGCTTTTGCAGTGCTTTGGG AAAGTTTTGACCAGCCTGATGCAAACAGGAAGAGATGTGCCCACTAACTTCTATCTGGTCAAG GAGTATTTCCGTATTCCTCTATCTTATCTGAGATCAGTTCTCAGTGCAGCAGACAGCATAACCATGAGGGAGATTCTGCTGTACTATAACAGGAACTATGCCACTTTGCAG CTAACAGATGATTACCTGCACACCATGGTGTCTGTGCTCTTCAAAGTTCAGCTGCCCAGGGATATTACCCTGTTTCCTGACATGGGACTTTTGCTAACTCTAGCTACACCTTCAGAGATCTTGTCGATGCCTCCTCTACAAAATAATATCAATGC GTTAAGCATCATTAACTTCAGCATCAAAAACCTTTCCCTGGAGCAGCAGCAAGCTTTTGGTCGCTGGTTCAGTCGGTCCATGGGCTTGCCTAACATGACAGCCGGCAGCTTATCCTTTATCAGAGACACTGGTAACCTGATCGCCTATCTGCCCTTCCAGAGCTTCCAGTACCTCTCACCTGCTCAG ctgCTGGATGGTTTGGATGTCCTGATGAGTAACCCGCTGGATCTCCTTGAGCAGCAGTTCATTGCTGAGAGTCTTTTTGGAACCTTTGGGAATCTCACTGTCAGTCAGATCAGGAG GTTAGGTAATCTGTCTTGTCTGGCTCACCCCAGCCAGCTGATGACATATGCAGGAACAGAAGCGTTCTCAGTGATCCAGGACAACATCAGGATGTGTGTGGCCAAGGGTTTTAATGTTCCTAGCAATATG ATTTTCAGCTTGGTCTTAAGATCATCTGACCTCCAGGCTCCCTCCAATCTTACTTCTCAGAGAATCTCTGAGCTTGGCCCTTTTCTGCCCATGCTGGGAACCAGTGTCCTCCAGCAGCTAAGCTCAGCCCAGCTTATGGCTGCCCTCAGCACCTTGACTTCTGTGCCTTTCACCCCTGCACAG gCAAGTGTTATCATCGACAAGATCTCAGCCAATTTTAGT CTGGCTCTACCAGGCTCTGAGCATTTGTCTATGCTGGGATCTCTTGTGAGTGGAGTAAAGGTGGAGACTCTATGGACTTTATCAACTGATGTTTTGCTGGAAGCATTACCTGCTATAAGCCTTCAGACGCCTGGGCTCACCCCCCCACAGGTCAACATTATCATCTCCAAACTCTGG GGCTCTAGTTCTGTGTCCCAGTGGATGGATAAAGTCGAACCTTTGCTCTCTAGTACTCCACTTCTCAGTGTGATTCTCCAAGTCTCTCTGTTGCTGATCAGAGACACTGCTGTACACACTCGACTCTGGAACACACAGCAA gCTAAAGTTCTCTTTAAAGAGGCTGTCATATCTCACCCAAGTCTCTCATTACAAGACTTTCT ATCTCTGGGGACACTGGCTACAGGAGTGAATTGCCCAAACCTTGTAAAATTGTTCCAGAACCTGGCATCTGTATCTCCTCTACGtgatattttgacatttctgaaagAGCAGCCCGTGCCGCTTCACCCCTCACTG aaaaaatgtataattgaggAACTGTATGAGTTTGACTTCTTCCCAGATTTACTTGGAGATTTGGGTTCTCAGATTGCCCTGTCACTTCC GTTGAGCACCATTAAGAAATTTCCACAAGATAAGATGGATTCCCTGAGGAAAATGATAGTACAGGATCCATATTACTTCCTACTGCTTCCCAGCACCAAACAAGCTGTCTTGGTGGACAAGATGTTTCAAAGACTG AATATGTACACTGGTCTGTACACTGAAGAGGAGTTTCGCTCGCTAGGTGTCATGGCTACATTTGTGACCGATGAAATGTTTTGGAAACTGGATAGGAGCTTTTTTGTTGATGGTCTGGAGTTCCTACAAAGGTTCTGCTACAATGCCAATAAACGAGACATGGTGGCAGACATGCTACAGGAACAAGGGACATTTGG CCCTGTAAAAAACTGGACATCAGAGACGCTGAACCAAGTGGACCGCTTCTTGTTTTTTCTCCCGAAGAGCACTATTCAGCTCATCCCCTTG gGTTTGATGAGCTTAGAGCGCATCGAGAGGCTGTTCCTGAGTCAGCAGATGTGGGAGAGTGGAGAGTTTGGCTCTCTGTGTCAGAAACCCTCAGAGCTGTTTGACAAGAAGCAGTTTGTGCTTCAGTTCTTCCTCGGCTTCCTCAAAATGGGACGTGCCCCTT ATACTGGACTCATCCCCTCTTGTGAGAGCCTACATCTGACACAACCTGCTGCCTGGACTATTGACAGCCTCAGAAACATGCCACAAGCTGCATTTCGGAGGTGCTTGGAGCTCATTGGCCAGGATCCATTTTTCAGTGCGTTCGAGCTGTTAATGCTCCTTACAAAGACCAAAGAG GTGTATGGGAACCCTTCCTCTTTCAACTCTTCTGTGATCTCTCAGTTGGGTCGAATTGCCACTCAGCTTTCACTTGAAGAATTGGCCTCTCTTAGACTCTCTGAAATTCAGTCAATTTCAGCTATGGGGTCTCTCAACACATGGACAAGCAGACAG TTGAAAGCCCTGTTCTCCACGGTTCTGAACTCAACCAGAAAGACTCCTAGCCAGTTAGACTCCAGCACTTTTGTGGCATTGGGGTACATTGTGTGTGGGATAGATGCACCAGTCATGCGCACCATAAATCCAGTAGAGTTCAG TAAAGCAGTTTTGTGGCTTGGTGGTTTGAATTTGTCTTGCTCTGAGGAACAGCTGCAGTCATTGATAGGGCTGCTCAGTAATAGCTTAGCATTTGGACCGGTCAGCTCCTGGGGATCAGAGGTCTTCATTGAGATCGGAGTGATTGCAG CGGGCCTGCCTGACATAGCCATGTCTGCTTTGGTGAAGGAACAGATAGAAGGAATCACCCCCCTTGCCATCTCTCTCATCCCAGCGAGCAAATTTGCA GTTGTGTTTAACCAGGCACAGATTCGTATGTTCACGTATGATCAGGCCGTTGCTCTCACTGAGGCCCAGCGCTCTGCTCTGTCTCCGGTACAGCAGACCGCCCTGTCCATGGTGCTCAACCCCTGGGAGGACAAACCTGTTGATTTCAGAG GCATGTCACTGGGAGTTGCATTGCATCCCTGTCCTTTTTTCTACCTCTCCAGCATCCTAATAATGCTGCTGTTTTCTCTGGGATGA